In a genomic window of bacterium:
- a CDS encoding alpha/beta hydrolase: MPAPESPLVHHLDADGVTLCVFEWGRAQRGAAPTIVLAHATGFHARCWDRVVERLPDRHVLAVDQRGHGRSRYTGPARWADFGRDLAAVARALAIRDAVGVGHSMGGHATTDAAALLPAAFRRLVLIDPVIAAPALYGTRAWSTGDDQHPTARRRDRWTSPDEMFDRFRTRAPFDTWDPGVLRDYCVHGLRPDGDAFVLACAPAFEASVYMAALAAGPIHASVRAIDVPVLVVRAKEPRDPRDLRDFRYSPTWPHLAAAFRHGRDLHLPDRTHFLPMEDPAFAAELIVEPILGD; encoded by the coding sequence ATGCCGGCCCCGGAGTCGCCGCTCGTCCACCACCTCGACGCCGACGGCGTCACCCTGTGCGTCTTCGAATGGGGCCGCGCCCAGCGCGGCGCCGCGCCGACGATCGTCCTCGCGCACGCGACCGGCTTCCACGCGCGTTGCTGGGACCGCGTCGTCGAGCGGCTCCCCGATCGCCACGTGCTGGCCGTCGACCAACGCGGCCACGGGCGCAGCCGCTATACGGGGCCGGCGCGCTGGGCCGACTTCGGGCGCGACCTGGCCGCCGTCGCGCGTGCGCTCGCGATCCGCGACGCGGTCGGCGTCGGCCACTCGATGGGCGGACACGCGACCACCGACGCCGCCGCGCTGCTGCCCGCCGCCTTCCGGCGTCTCGTGCTGATCGACCCCGTGATCGCGGCGCCCGCGCTGTACGGCACCCGCGCCTGGTCCACCGGCGACGACCAGCACCCGACCGCACGCCGGCGCGACCGCTGGACGTCGCCGGACGAGATGTTCGATCGCTTCCGCACCCGCGCGCCGTTCGACACCTGGGACCCGGGGGTGCTGCGCGACTACTGCGTGCACGGGCTGCGCCCCGACGGCGACGCCTTCGTCCTGGCCTGCGCCCCCGCGTTCGAGGCGAGCGTCTACATGGCCGCCCTCGCCGCCGGACCGATCCACGCGAGCGTGCGCGCGATCGACGTGCCGGTGCTCGTCGTGCGCGCCAAGGAGCCGCGCGATCCCCGCGACCTGCGCGACTTCCGCTACTCGCCCACCTGGCCGCACCTGGCTGCCGCCTTCCGCCACGGCCGCGACCTGCACCTGCCCGATCGCACCCACTTCCTGCCGATGGAGGACCCCGCCTTCGCCGCCGAGCTGATCGTCGAGCCGATCCTGGGTGACTGA